A window from Gossypium raimondii isolate GPD5lz chromosome 7, ASM2569854v1, whole genome shotgun sequence encodes these proteins:
- the LOC105804366 gene encoding chloroplast envelope quinone oxidoreductase homolog yields MDKIKSMMRAVQYSKYGGGVADLKHVEVPVPSPKKDEVLIKVETASINPIDWKLQDGVARPFLPRKFPHIPGTDVAGEVVQVGSEVQSFKVGENVVAVLGNGGALAEYAVANEGSTVSRPPEVSAREAAALPIAGLAAHQSLTQLAGIKLDGTGPEVNVLVTAASGGVGQYAVQLLKLANAHITATCGARNIDLVRSLGADEVLDYKTPDGVALKSPSGRKYDVIIHCAHNIPWSTFEANLTSKGKVVDTTPGFGTLMSVAFKKITFAKRQLIPLFTSPKKENLEFLVKLVKEGKLKPVIDSVHPLSKAEEAWAKSIDGHATGKILVEP; encoded by the exons atggataagattaagagtatgatgCGCGCTGTTCAGTACAGTAAATATGGCGGAGGAGTCGCCGATCTCAAG CATGTTGAAGTTCCGGTTCCCAGTCCAAAAAAGGATGAAGTTTTGATCAAAGTAGAGACAGCTAGTATTAACCCAATCGACTGGAAACTACAGGATGGGGTAGCTCGGCCATTTTTACCTCGGAAATTCCCCCACATTCCTG GTACCGATGTAGCAGGAGAAGTCGTACAAGTTGGATCAGAAGTCCAGAGTTTCAAAGTTGGGGAGAACGTTGTTGCCGTACTTGGT AATGGAGGTGCACTAGCTGAATATGCTGTGGCTAATGAAGGTTCCACAGTTTCAAGGCCTCCAGAGGTATCAGCCCGTGAAGCTGCAGCTTTGCCAATTGCTGGCCTCGCAGCTCACCAGTCACTCACCCAGCTTGCTGGGATCAAACTCGATGGAACCGGCCCAGAAGTGAATGTATTGGTTACCGCTGCTTCAGGTGGTGTAGGTCAATATGCCGTTCAACTCCTAAAGCTCGCAAATGCACACATTACAGCCACTTGTGGGGCTCGTAACATAGATTTAGTCAGGAGCCTGGGGGCTGATGAGGTTCTTGACTACAAAACTCCTGATGGGGTGGCTCTCAAGAGCCCTTCTGGTCGAAAATACGATGTAATCATCCACTGCGCACACAACATTCCTTGGTCTACCTTTGAGGCTAACTTGACTTCAAAAGGGAAGGTAGTAGATACCACTCCTGGTTTCGGCACTTTGATGAGTGTTGCTTTCAAAAAGATAACATTCGCAAAGAGGCAACTCATACCCTTGTTTACCTCACCTAAGAAAGAGAACCTCGAATTTCTTGTTAAGTTGGTGAAAGAAGGAAAGCTTAAGCCAGTAATTGATTCAGTACATCCTCTAAGCAAGGCTGAAGAGGCTTGGGCGAAGAGCATTGACGGCCATGCCACTGGCAAGATTCTTGTGGAGCCATAG